A single region of the Solwaraspora sp. WMMD791 genome encodes:
- the dapD gene encoding 2,3,4,5-tetrahydropyridine-2,6-dicarboxylate N-succinyltransferase — protein MTVSTQPAWGIGLATSTEQGQVLDTWFPARQLGLGERPPAPAGEPDELPAGVVGPRALPGLRTEVVVVEIGSLADPIKDVPDAYLRLHLLSHRLVRPNELNLDGVFGQLANVAWTSAGPCPPDRVDELRIIERAAGRHLAVYGVDKFPRMTDYVVPSGVRIADADRVRLGAHLAAGTTVMHEGFCNFNAGTLGTSMVEGRIVAGVVVGDGSDIGAGASIMGTLSGGGTEKIRIGERSLLGANAGIGISLGDDCVVEAGCYVTAGSKVTLPDGRVVKARELSGVDGLLFWRNSVTGGLEARPRTGAGITLNAALHAND, from the coding sequence GTGACGGTTTCGACGCAGCCCGCCTGGGGCATCGGCCTGGCCACCAGTACGGAGCAGGGCCAGGTGCTGGACACCTGGTTCCCGGCCCGTCAGCTGGGCCTCGGGGAACGCCCACCGGCACCGGCCGGTGAACCCGACGAGCTGCCGGCCGGCGTGGTCGGTCCACGGGCACTGCCGGGGCTGCGTACCGAGGTCGTGGTCGTCGAGATCGGCTCGCTGGCTGATCCGATCAAGGACGTTCCCGACGCGTACCTGCGGTTGCACCTGCTGTCGCACCGGCTGGTCCGGCCCAACGAGCTCAACCTGGACGGCGTCTTCGGCCAGCTGGCCAACGTGGCCTGGACCTCCGCCGGGCCGTGCCCGCCGGACCGGGTCGACGAGCTGCGGATCATCGAGCGGGCCGCCGGGCGGCACCTGGCCGTGTACGGGGTGGACAAGTTCCCCCGGATGACCGACTACGTGGTGCCGTCCGGGGTGCGTATCGCCGATGCCGACCGGGTCCGCCTCGGCGCCCACCTGGCCGCCGGGACCACCGTCATGCACGAGGGGTTCTGCAACTTCAACGCCGGCACGCTGGGCACCTCGATGGTCGAGGGCCGGATCGTCGCCGGTGTCGTCGTCGGTGACGGCTCCGACATCGGCGCCGGCGCCTCGATCATGGGCACCCTCTCCGGCGGCGGCACCGAGAAGATCCGTATCGGCGAACGCAGCCTGCTCGGCGCGAACGCGGGCATCGGCATCTCCCTCGGCGACGACTGCGTGGTCGAGGCCGGCTGCTACGTCACCGCCGGCTCGAAGGTCACCCTGCCCGACGGCCGGGTGGTCAAGGCCCGCGAGCTGTCCGGGGTCGACGGGCTGCTGTTCTGGCGCAACTCGGTGACCGGTGGGTTGGAGGCGCGGCCGCGCACCGGCGCCGGGATCACCCTGAACGCCGCCCTGCACGCCAACGACTGA
- the dapE gene encoding succinyl-diaminopimelate desuccinylase: MDNPLTPEVLADPVTLTRALVDIESVSRNEQRIADCVEQVLAGVPWLTTRRYGNTVMARTELGRAQRVVLAGHLDTVPLADNFPSRVEGGSIYGCGTSDMKSGVAHALHLAVTVDAPRYDVTYLFYEAEEIDSRFNGLRLVAQAHPQWLAADFAVLHEPTYGLVEAGCQGTLRAMVVTTGRRAHSARSWRGVNAIHAAGEVLRRLGEYRAREVTIDGCHYREGLNAVRVEGGVAGNVIPDRCAVEVNFRFAPDRDEQQAQQHVREVFDGFAVEIVDCAGGALPGLTAAPAREFLEAVGQPAVAKLGWTDVARFAALGIPALNFGPGDPNLAHARDERVEIDKIREGAATLHRWLAPA, from the coding sequence ATGGACAACCCGCTGACCCCCGAGGTCCTGGCCGATCCGGTGACGCTGACCCGTGCGTTGGTCGACATCGAGTCGGTGTCGCGCAACGAGCAGCGGATCGCCGACTGCGTCGAGCAGGTGCTGGCCGGGGTGCCGTGGTTGACCACCCGACGGTACGGCAACACGGTGATGGCCCGTACCGAACTGGGCCGGGCGCAGCGGGTGGTGCTCGCCGGGCACCTGGACACGGTGCCGTTGGCGGACAACTTCCCGTCCCGGGTGGAAGGCGGGTCGATCTACGGCTGCGGTACCTCGGACATGAAGTCGGGGGTGGCGCACGCACTGCACCTGGCGGTCACCGTCGACGCCCCCCGGTACGACGTGACGTACCTGTTCTACGAGGCCGAGGAGATCGACTCCCGGTTCAACGGCCTGCGCCTGGTGGCGCAGGCACACCCGCAGTGGCTGGCCGCCGACTTCGCGGTGCTGCACGAGCCGACGTACGGCCTGGTCGAAGCCGGCTGCCAGGGCACGCTGCGGGCGATGGTGGTGACCACCGGTCGCCGGGCGCACTCGGCACGGTCCTGGCGTGGCGTCAACGCCATCCACGCCGCCGGGGAGGTGCTGCGTCGGCTGGGGGAGTACCGGGCCCGCGAGGTCACTATCGACGGCTGTCACTACCGGGAGGGGTTGAACGCGGTCCGGGTCGAGGGCGGGGTGGCCGGCAACGTCATTCCGGACCGGTGCGCGGTCGAGGTCAACTTCCGGTTCGCTCCCGACCGCGACGAGCAGCAGGCGCAGCAGCACGTCCGAGAGGTCTTCGACGGGTTCGCGGTGGAGATCGTCGACTGTGCCGGCGGCGCGCTGCCCGGACTGACCGCGGCCCCGGCCCGGGAGTTCCTCGAGGCGGTCGGTCAGCCGGCGGTGGCCAAGCTGGGCTGGACGGACGTGGCCCGGTTCGCCGCACTCGGCATCCCGGCGTTGAACTTCGGCCCGGGGGACCCCAACCTGGCCCACGCCCGGGACGAACGGGTGGAAATCGACAAGATTCGCGAGGGTGCCGCGACGCTCCACCGCTGGCTGGCCCCGGCGTGA
- a CDS encoding TIGR00730 family Rossman fold protein, which translates to MDHRLNGPTAGDESVAPSDETLAAPPESGPERHRGAVTLRREAVRRGTADQGLLDSRARAQWQTKDSWRALRILSEFVEGFDTLADLPPAVSVFGSARSGPDSPECQLAEELGAALAAAGYAVITGGGPGVMEAANRGATAAGGVSVGLGIELPFEQGINEWVEVGINFRYFFARKTMFVKYAQAFVVLPGGFGTMDELFEALTLVQTGKVTRFPVVLMGTGYWAGLLDWLRDTMQAQGKIGAADLDLLCLTDDVNEAVRHIVDADAALAAEQASLRETASAQAAAERQADHRGPAGDHRPAG; encoded by the coding sequence ATGGACCATCGACTCAACGGCCCCACGGCAGGTGACGAATCGGTTGCGCCGTCGGACGAAACCCTTGCGGCACCGCCGGAATCCGGCCCTGAACGGCATCGGGGTGCGGTGACGCTGCGCCGGGAGGCGGTCCGGCGCGGCACCGCCGATCAGGGTCTTCTCGATTCCCGGGCCCGGGCCCAATGGCAGACCAAGGACTCCTGGCGGGCGTTGCGCATCCTGTCGGAGTTCGTCGAAGGGTTCGACACCCTGGCCGATCTGCCGCCGGCAGTCAGCGTATTCGGATCCGCCCGCAGCGGGCCGGACAGTCCGGAATGCCAGCTCGCCGAAGAACTGGGCGCGGCACTGGCCGCCGCCGGTTACGCGGTGATCACCGGCGGTGGTCCGGGCGTGATGGAAGCCGCGAACCGGGGAGCCACCGCCGCCGGCGGGGTCTCGGTCGGGCTCGGCATCGAGCTGCCCTTCGAACAGGGCATCAACGAATGGGTCGAGGTCGGCATCAACTTCCGCTATTTCTTCGCCCGCAAGACGATGTTCGTCAAGTACGCCCAGGCGTTCGTGGTGCTGCCCGGCGGGTTCGGCACGATGGACGAGTTGTTCGAGGCGCTGACCCTGGTGCAGACCGGCAAGGTGACCCGCTTCCCGGTCGTCCTGATGGGCACCGGGTACTGGGCCGGTCTGCTCGACTGGCTGCGTGACACCATGCAGGCGCAGGGGAAGATCGGCGCGGCCGACCTCGACCTGCTCTGCCTGACCGACGACGTGAACGAGGCGGTGCGGCACATCGTCGACGCCGACGCCGCGCTCGCCGCCGAGCAGGCGTCGCTGCGCGAGACTGCGTCGGCGCAGGCCGCCGCCGAACGGCAGGCCGACCATCGGGGACCGGCCGGTGATCACCGGCCGGCGGGATGA
- a CDS encoding TIGR00730 family Rossman fold protein: MAAIGVFCASSRTLDQRWLDLAAETGRELAARGHSLVSGGGCVGMMGALADGARAGGGYTLGVIPQTLVDLEVADTRSDELVVTDGMASRKTLMIEKSDAFVTLPGGLGTLDELFEVWTTAVLGLHRKPVVLVDPDGFYQGLLTWLAALADTAFVGRTALDLLIVVDSVPAALDAIESRLD, encoded by the coding sequence GTGGCCGCGATCGGAGTCTTCTGCGCCTCGTCGCGCACGCTCGACCAGCGCTGGCTGGACCTGGCCGCCGAGACCGGGCGGGAGTTGGCCGCGCGCGGCCACAGCCTGGTCTCCGGCGGCGGCTGCGTCGGCATGATGGGGGCGCTGGCCGACGGCGCCCGGGCCGGCGGCGGCTACACCCTGGGGGTGATCCCGCAGACCCTGGTCGACCTGGAGGTGGCCGACACCCGGTCCGACGAACTGGTCGTCACTGACGGCATGGCCAGCCGTAAGACGCTGATGATCGAGAAGTCGGACGCGTTCGTCACCCTGCCCGGTGGCCTGGGCACCCTCGACGAGCTGTTCGAGGTCTGGACCACCGCCGTGCTGGGGCTGCACCGCAAGCCGGTCGTCCTGGTCGACCCGGACGGCTTCTACCAGGGCCTGCTGACCTGGCTGGCGGCGTTGGCCGACACCGCCTTCGTCGGGCGTACGGCGCTGGATCTGCTGATCGTCGTCGACTCGGTGCCGGCCGCGCTGGACGCCATCGAGTCCCGGCTGGATTGA